AAGGCGATGGAGGCGCCGGTGAGCAGGATCAGCCAGGCCAGGTAGAGCCAGATCATGAACATGATCAAGGTGGCAAAGGTCGAATAGATGGCCGTGAACTTGGCCGTCGAAACCACGAACGAGGCAAAAGCCCAGCCCGCCGCGTTCCACAACACCCCGGCCACCAGGCCGCCCACCAGGGCCGAAGGCAAACGCACACGGGTGTTGGGCATGAAGGCGTAGATGAAGGTGAAGGCGGCGACGATCAACAGATAGGGCACCAGCCGCCCGGCCAGGTGCAAAAGTGTGCCGAAGGGCTCGATGGCGGCCAACGCCTGGACCACGGCATCGCTCATGATCGAGGCGGTGATGCTGAGCGACGAAAAAACCAGCACCGGGCCGATGACGACGACACTGAAATAATCGCGAAAGCGTTGCCCGAGAGTGCGTTCGCGGCCGATGCGCCAGGTGTAATTGAAGGCCCGCTCGATCTTTTGCATCAACGAGATGACGGTATAGAAGAGCAGCACGAAACCCAAAAAGCCGAGCACGCCGACCTTGATGTTGTCGACGAAGCCGACGATGCGGGCGCTGATCTCGACGCCTTGGTCGCCGAGCGGCTCGAGGAATCCCAGCAGCAGCGGCTCGACCTGGTTGTGCACGCCGAAGCCCTTGAGCACGGAAAAGCTAATGGCCAGTAGCGGCACCAACGACAGCAGCGTGGTGTAAACCAGGCTCATGGCCCTGAGCGTCAACTGGCCCTCGGCCAAGTCGCGCAAACAGGCCTGGCCGATGCGCAAGGTCCACAGCACAAGACGTCGCCAGGCCGGCAGGCTGTCGATATCGATGTCCCAGAGCCAGCGTCGGGCGAGGGCGCCCAGCGGGCCGGGCAGCAGGCTGTCACGCTCATTCATGGGCGTCAGTATAGCTCCAACCTGCGACAGTTCGTCAGATTGTCCCCAACGGCACTGGGTACTATGTAAGGGCGTGAATTCGCAAAGGAACGGCACCATGCCAAGGTACTTCGTCACCCTGCTTGCCCTGCTGCTGCTCGCCGCCGCACCTTCCGCCCTGGCCTGCGGCTGGGGTGGCGAGAACGATGCTGACGACGACGACGAGGCCATCGTCATCGGCGCCGACGGCAGGCCGGTTGTCGAGGATGCGGTGGACCTTGCCGCTCTCACCGGACTGGGCAACCGCCAGCGCGAGAAAGGCGATCTGGCGGCAGCGCTGGTCAGCTACCGCCGGGCGACCGAGCTGGGGCATGCGCCGGCCCAGAACAATCTCGCCACCATGTACGAACAGGGGCTGGGGCTGCCCCGTGACGAAACCCAGGCGGCGGTCTGGTTCCGCCGTGCCGCAGAGGCCGGTTTCGCCCCGGCTCAGCACAGCCTGGCCGGGCTGTTGCGTGGGGCCCCTGAGGCGGCAATTTGGTTGCGCCGCGCCGTGACCGGCGGCCATCACACGGCTTTCGTCGACCTTGGGGCGCTTTATTGGGCGGGGCGGGGGGTCGAGAAAGATCCGGTCGAGGCTCTGGCCTGCTGGATGGTGGCGGCCGAAGTCGGCGTTCCATCCGCCGCCGAGTCCCGCCGTCGGGCGTTAGCGGTGTTGTCCACGGCAGAGGTATCGCGCGCCGAAAAGCGAGCCCGGACCTTGCGCCCGAGCCATTAACCTTCGGCCAGCGCCAGCCGCAGCGCCACCTGTTCAGGCTCCGCCATGAGGCCGCTGGCGACGGCTTCGGCCGGCTCCTTGAAGCTGATCTCGACCGGCTCGTGCGGCGGCACAAGGGGCTCGCCCGCGGCGCTGATGCGGAAGTAAATGGGCGTGTAATTGACGTGGCTCCAGGGGCTCAAGAGCGTGCCCGGGGCGTGCAGCAGCTCGCCGATTTCGATCTTGAGGCCGGTTTCCTCCTGGTATTCGCGCCTGAGCGCCTGCTCGGCGCTCTCGTCCGCCAGCACGCCGCCGCCGGGAAACTTCCAGCAGAACACTTCGCCTACCCACTCAGCGGCGATCAGAACTTTTTCTTGGCGCAGGAGAACTCCGTATGCGCGGTAATTTTCGGGATTGCCGGTCACGCCCGGCTCAACCCTGACCCAGGCCATGCAGGCCGCGTTCGTGGGCCAGGGCCGACATTTCCGTGAACAAGGCCACGATGTCGGCGGCAGCGTCATCACCGGCGAATTCGCGGTAGAGCGTGCTGACGTTGACCACGATGCGTTCGCCGTCGCCCCACGAGGAATAATCGTCGAGCGCGATGTCGCGCGCCGCCTCGGCCGCCGGCAGCCCGGCATCGAAGCGCTTGCGGGTCTCGGCCGAGATGTATTCGAGGTAGCCCTTGACTTCGGCCACGCCGGCCTTGTCGGTGATCGGGCCGTGTCCCGGCACCACCGCCTCGACGTCCATCTCCATGATTCGCTGGCAGGCCTTGATCCAATTGCCCACCGGCCCGGCCCAGATGATGGGATGGCCCTCGATGAAGAGAATGTCGCCGGTGAAGACGACACGGTCAGCGGGCACCTGGACGATGACGTCGCCCCGGGTGTGGGCCGGGCCGACCTCGGTGAGCAGCACCCGCTTGTCGCCGACGTTGCGTTCCAGCGTGCCCTCGAAGGTGGTGGTGGGGGGCACGGCCGTGATGTCGTCGAAGCGGAAAGCGCCGAATACCTTCAAGATGTAATCGCCCAAGGGGCCCATGGCGCCGGCCCCGGCGCCGGCCATCATCTGGGCCAGCATCTCGGGCGGCACCTCGGCCATCTCCTCGGCCGCTGCTTTCGAGGCCACGATGTCGGCGCCCTCGACCAGCTGGTTGCCCCAGCAGTGATCGCCGTTGGCGTGGGTGTTGACCAGCGAGCGGATGTTGGCGGCGGCCGGGGTGGCGCCGCGCATGGCGTCGAGCATTTCGCGGGTGAGGTTCAAGTCGAAGAGCGTGTCGACGAGCAACGATTCGCCGCCGTCCGAGACCAGCCCGGCGTTCGACCAGCCCCACGAGCCATCGGGCTGCAAGTAGGCGTAGACGCCGTTGCCGAGGTCTTGCAGGCCTTTTTCGAATTTCCAGGCAGTCATGTCCGTTTCCCTCCGTCGCCGCCGCCGAACTCGGCTTCCATTTCCCGCCGTGTGCGCACCGCCAGATCGTTCTCGTCGATTTCCACGTCCCGCCAGGTCACCTGGGCGCCCTCGGCCACGTCGCCCAGCAGCTTGACGTCGTGGGCCAAACCCAGCGGCAGGCCGCCCATCTCGAGCGAGCGCTGGGCCGGGAACTGCTTGCCCCAGACGCAATAGCCGCCTTCGCCGTCGAGCATCTCGCCGGCCTTGAGGTCACGCTTGGCGGTGGCCACCACGTCGGCCTGGAAGCCGATCGGCGTGCCCGTAGGCTCGCCGCGCACGCCGATGGAAGCCAGCGAGATGCCGAGCTCCAGCCCGATCAGGTGGGTGGGCCGGTAGAGCGCCGAATAGCGGCTCGTCGAGTCGTACATCAGGTGGTACTCCTCGAAGCAGTTGCTGACGTAGTCGTTGTCGGCCTCGACGACGACGAAAACCCCCAAGGCAATATCGTGCTCGACGGCTGTGCCGTCGCGCCGGAGCGAGGTTACGGCCTCGACGGTGCCGCTGTGTTCGAGCTGGCCGCCGGCGGATTCGGGCTTGCAGATGTCGGCCAGCTCGAAGCGCGAGCCCGGGGGAAAGCGCAGCCCCTCGGATTGGGGCGTGAGGCCGGTGGCGTTGCAGACCGCCGTGGTTTCGATCGAGGGCTTGGAGCCGTCGATGAAGCTGTTGCACATCTTCGGGTTCATGCCGCCGCGTTCGGCCAGCTCCGCCCCCACGTAGAAATAATTCCACACCGTTTCCGGGGTCGAGGCATGGAACTCGGGCAGGTACTTTACGCCGCGCCCGGCACAGGCGATTTCGAAGCCACAGGCCCGGGCCCAGTCGACCTGTTCGCAGATCAGCGCCGGCTGGTCACCATAAGCCATGCTGTAAACCAGGCCGGCTTGCCGGGCTTTTTGTGCCAACAGCGGGCCGGCGACGACGTCGGCCTCGACGTTGACCATGACCAAGTGGCGGCCGTGCTCGATGGCCTGTAGGGCAAAGGCGATGCCGGCCGGCGGGTGGCCGGTGGCTTCGACGACGATATCAAGGCCGTCGGCTTTGATCAGCTTTTCGGCATCGTCGGTAATGTGCGTGCCGCCATCCTGGCGCGCCGTCTCGAAATCCTGGGCCGCGACCTGTGCGTCGGCCCAGCCGGTGCGGCGGCAGGCCTGGCGGGCGCGTTCGGGGTCGAGATCGGCGATGCCCATGATCTGGATGCCCGGCGTCAGGCGCGCCTGGGCCAGGATCATGGAGCCGAACTTGCCGGCCCCGATGAGGCCGACCCGGACCGGATTGCCGGCCTCGGCTCGGGCCGCCAGCTTGCTCGCGAGATTCATTTCTCTGCTCCTCTCCCTCTAACCGTTGGCCGTGTCGTAGTCGCGCAGCAGGCGCCGCATGCCGGAAAGCCAGCGGTCGTAATCCGAGGTCTTGCGCCGCATGTATTCCAATACCACCGGGTGCGGCAGGATGAGGAACTCCTCGCGTGCCATGGTCTCGATGACGCACTCGGCCAATTCCTCGGGCTCGATCATGCCGTCGACGGCGGCCACGCCGCCATCGTCGTCGGCCGTCATGGCGGTGCGCACGGCCTGGGGGCAGAGCACCGAGACGCGAACCCCCTGGTCGCCGTATTTGATGGCCAGGAACTCCGCCAGCGCCACGGCGGCGTGTTTCGAGACGGCGTAGGTGGCGGTATGGACGTGGGTCAGCAAGCCCGCCGCCGACGAAGTATTGACCAGGTAGCCACTGCCCCGCGAAGCCATGCCCGGCGCCACGGCGCGGGCGGCATAGACGTGCGCCATGACGTGAATGTCCCAGTTGAGCTGCCAGTCGGCGTCCGGCGCCTCCTCGCCGCCCGGCCGCGCGATGCCGGCGTTGGAACAGAAAACGTCGATGGGTCCGTAAGCCGCCTCGGCTTTGGCCACTAGGTTCTGGATATCGGATTCGTTGGCCACGTCGCAGGTCACGGCCAAGCCGCCAACTTCTTCCGCCACACCAGCCAGCAGGTCCTCCTGTAGATCGGCCACCACGATCCCTTTGGCGCCCTCGGCTTTGAATCGGCGCGCCATGGCGGCGCCGATGCCGCTGGCCCCGCCCGT
This genomic interval from Alphaproteobacteria bacterium contains the following:
- a CDS encoding NUDIX domain-containing protein — protein: MAWVRVEPGVTGNPENYRAYGVLLRQEKVLIAAEWVGEVFCWKFPGGGVLADESAEQALRREYQEETGLKIEIGELLHAPGTLLSPWSHVNYTPIYFRISAAGEPLVPPHEPVEISFKEPAEAVASGLMAEPEQVALRLALAEG
- a CDS encoding YihY/virulence factor BrkB family protein — encoded protein: MNERDSLLPGPLGALARRWLWDIDIDSLPAWRRLVLWTLRIGQACLRDLAEGQLTLRAMSLVYTTLLSLVPLLAISFSVLKGFGVHNQVEPLLLGFLEPLGDQGVEISARIVGFVDNIKVGVLGFLGFVLLFYTVISLMQKIERAFNYTWRIGRERTLGQRFRDYFSVVVIGPVLVFSSLSITASIMSDAVVQALAAIEPFGTLLHLAGRLVPYLLIVAAFTFIYAFMPNTRVRLPSALVGGLVAGVLWNAAGWAFASFVVSTAKFTAIYSTFATLIMFMIWLYLAWLILLTGASIAFYHQNPEYIRAGRGVLHLSNRLRERLALTLAALIGARHYAAAPPWTAEALTREVNLPLEATVSVLAGLEAAGLLSRSAAEPPAYLPGRPFDETPIASLLEAVRRADEPSYLGPAQMPDDAAVGQLIATLDEARAAALAGRTLKDLVMESEERPEIKIAG
- a CDS encoding flagellar biosynthesis protein FlgA produces the protein MNLASKLAARAEAGNPVRVGLIGAGKFGSMILAQARLTPGIQIMGIADLDPERARQACRRTGWADAQVAAQDFETARQDGGTHITDDAEKLIKADGLDIVVEATGHPPAGIAFALQAIEHGRHLVMVNVEADVVAGPLLAQKARQAGLVYSMAYGDQPALICEQVDWARACGFEIACAGRGVKYLPEFHASTPETVWNYFYVGAELAERGGMNPKMCNSFIDGSKPSIETTAVCNATGLTPQSEGLRFPPGSRFELADICKPESAGGQLEHSGTVEAVTSLRRDGTAVEHDIALGVFVVVEADNDYVSNCFEEYHLMYDSTSRYSALYRPTHLIGLELGISLASIGVRGEPTGTPIGFQADVVATAKRDLKAGEMLDGEGGYCVWGKQFPAQRSLEMGGLPLGLAHDVKLLGDVAEGAQVTWRDVEIDENDLAVRTRREMEAEFGGGDGGKRT
- a CDS encoding SDR family oxidoreductase; its protein translation is MELADKVAVVTGGASGIGAAMARRFKAEGAKGIVVADLQEDLLAGVAEEVGGLAVTCDVANESDIQNLVAKAEAAYGPIDVFCSNAGIARPGGEEAPDADWQLNWDIHVMAHVYAARAVAPGMASRGSGYLVNTSSAAGLLTHVHTATYAVSKHAAVALAEFLAIKYGDQGVRVSVLCPQAVRTAMTADDDGGVAAVDGMIEPEELAECVIETMAREEFLILPHPVVLEYMRRKTSDYDRWLSGMRRLLRDYDTANG
- a CDS encoding tetratricopeptide repeat protein, with the translated sequence MPRYFVTLLALLLLAAAPSALACGWGGENDADDDDEAIVIGADGRPVVEDAVDLAALTGLGNRQREKGDLAAALVSYRRATELGHAPAQNNLATMYEQGLGLPRDETQAAVWFRRAAEAGFAPAQHSLAGLLRGAPEAAIWLRRAVTGGHHTAFVDLGALYWAGRGVEKDPVEALACWMVAAEVGVPSAAESRRRALAVLSTAEVSRAEKRARTLRPSH
- a CDS encoding MBL fold metallo-hydrolase, translated to MTAWKFEKGLQDLGNGVYAYLQPDGSWGWSNAGLVSDGGESLLVDTLFDLNLTREMLDAMRGATPAAANIRSLVNTHANGDHCWGNQLVEGADIVASKAAAEEMAEVPPEMLAQMMAGAGAGAMGPLGDYILKVFGAFRFDDITAVPPTTTFEGTLERNVGDKRVLLTEVGPAHTRGDVIVQVPADRVVFTGDILFIEGHPIIWAGPVGNWIKACQRIMEMDVEAVVPGHGPITDKAGVAEVKGYLEYISAETRKRFDAGLPAAEAARDIALDDYSSWGDGERIVVNVSTLYREFAGDDAAADIVALFTEMSALAHERGLHGLGQG